From the genome of Reinekea thalattae:
GACTTTGGCTGTAAAACTGCGTAGCGGCCTCACTAATCCAGCGTTCAAAAAGCTGCACCTTCTGCCGCTTAAAATACGACTCCGGCGCAACCAAATAATAACGGTAATTCGATTGCACCTCATAATCACCAATGCTTGAGATTAACCCTTGGCTCAGGGCTTTATAGGCCAAGCTATGACGAACTAATGCAACGCCCTGACCTGAAAGCGCACCTTCCAGCACGACCTGTGCACCAGCGTAACGTATTGCCGGTGCGGGCAGCTTAGCTGTAATGCCAACATTCGCCAGCCAGCGTTTCCAGTTCATATCTGGGCGCTGATCTTCGATCAGCGTCGCCTTATGTAAATCCTCTAAGCCACGAATACCGTGAGACTTTAAGTAATCAGGATGCGCCACTGGATACAGGTGATCCGGCATAAGCAGCTTCGACTCCAGACCATCATACTGACCTAATCCAAAACGAATACAAAGATCGAGCCTTTCTTGGTTAAAGTCGGCTAGATTATCACTGGCCATAAGATACACCGACAAATCTCGGTGTTGCTGATTAAAGAGGCCTAATCGAGAAACCAGCCAGGTTTGCCCAAACGACGGCAGTACAGAAATCGCCAAGCTATTGGGCTCAGGGTCTGCTCCAACCTGATCGATGGCTCGGTTCAATAGCTCAAAAGCTTGCTGAGCAGCCGGTTGCAACAACCTTCCCTCATGCGTCAACTCGATACTGCGATGTAAACGATGAAACAAACTTACCGCCAAACGATCTTCCAGCTGGCGAATCTGCTGACTCATTGCAGCCGCAGTAATATTCATCTGTTCAGCCGCCTCTTTAAAGCTGCCTAAGCGAGCTACCCAATAAAAACAATAGAGCCCAACCAGATGATGAGACCTCAAATTCACTTAAGCACTCCTTAATCGACGTTAAGAATTGATCGTTTGTCGACCCGTCATGACGATCCTATAGTAATCGCAACAAGCAAGCAAAGGAGAGAGCCATGACCCAATACCACTTAAGTTCGATAGCTAATACAAACAACACTAAGCAAGCTTTAGTTAATGCTATCTTAACTAAATTGAAAACTTACCGGCATAGACATTCAACTAGGAAAACTCTTAAGGAGCTACCAGACTATCTACTCGACGACATGGGCATTAGTCGCCATGAAGCCATTAAAGAAAGCCAAAAACCCTTCTGGATAAAATAGTATTTTGACTTATTGGCCGCGCCTTTCATCTATCTACCTGCGGCCAATAACTGCCCACACAACTCTTTAAACACTCTCTAAGCACTCCAAATACTCTAAAAACAGACTCAGGCAACAAACGAACATATAAAACACCTTAATAATCTAGGTCAGCAACCGTTTACATTCGTGAAATTATAGTGATAATCATTCGCAATCAATTCTCATTATCACTGAACTCTCTGAGGAGTCCATCCGGATGTACAACAGCAAGCCCCTAAAACTCTCGGCGTTGACCGCTGCCATTACACTCACCACTCAAGGCTATGTACTTGCAAACGAAGAGGTTGATCACGAACAAAACACCATCATCGTAGTCGGAGAAGCGACCGCAGGGCTAGATAACATAATTACTCAAGAAGAACTCAACAAAGCTCAAGCGACTAATCTAAGTGATATTTTTCGCAGCAACCCTACCGTTAATGCATCTGACGGCATCGCTTTGGCACAAAAACTTTATGTCCGAGATATCGGAGAGGCAATGCTTAACATCACTGTCGACGGGGCCGAACAAGCTGCCAGCCCTTTCCATCACACAGGACGTCTAAACATTGAACCTGAACTACTTAAACAAGTAGAGGTTGAAGCCGGAGCAGGTAGCGCAACTGTTGGACCAGGCGCTTTGGGCGGCTCAGTAAAATTCACAACTAAAGATGCAGCAGATTTGCTAAAAGCTGATCAGAATACTGGAGCAATCGTCAAAACAACCTACTCAAGTAATGGTGAGCTATTCAAAAATAGCGCCACGGTATATGGTCAGGCACTAAATGAAAAAATCAGCGGTATTGCTAGTATTGTTAGCAGCAGTAATGACCTATTCGTTGATGGTAATGGTGATAATATATACGGCTCTGAAAATGAAGAGTTATTTGGCTACGGTAAAATCACATTTCAGCCTAGCATCGAGCACAAATTATCTTTTAGCTATGAGAACTTAAATGGCGACAGCAGCGTACTTAAAAGACCAGAGTGGGCTTATGACGAAACAGTCAACCCCTCAAACCAATACGAAATAGAGCGCGAAACAGCTACTCTTAACTACAACTATACCAGTATAAATAATGAATTAATTGATACTTACATCAACATCTATCAAACAGAAAACCAACTAGAAAGATTAGACGGCGATGCATTTGTAGGTTCTGTAGAGTCGAATGGAGTGACCCTTCAAAATACTAGTTTAGCATCAATTAATGAGTTTATTTATGGCATTAACTTACGTGCCGACACTAGCAAAACATCTGATAACAACGAAGAAAACGGATTCGTATGGGGCTTATACATTCAAGATATCATTGATGTTTCAGAGAGCCTGACTGTAACAACAGGCTTGCGTTATGATACCTATAGCCTTGAGGATTGGAATGATCAGCAGTTTGATGATGCTGGCTTTTCTCCTAATCTTAGCGCTAATTATTCATTCACTGACAACTTCAGCTTAAGCGCAGGCTATGCGCAAGCTCTGCGCGGCGTTGAAATCGCTGATTCTTTTGTCGTTGGACTCAACACCAATGCTGCCAATTTAAAAGCCGAAACATCTCACAACACCGAACTTGGTGCGAACTTTTCAACAACCAACCTAAATATTGAAGCAGGGGTCTACTACGCCGTAATCGAAGACGTGATAACTTTTTATCGCGATTCAGGTGTTAGCTATTACGGGAATTTGGATGAAAACTTCACAAACAAAGGCTTATATATAAGCTCAGCATATAATTTTGGAAAGCTAAGTTTAGGCGCTGACTTAAAAATATCAGAGACTAAAGTAGGCGATGAATATGTCTCAAGATATGTTCACGGCTCTAATGCAGTATCAACTGGTAACACTCTATACTTGAATGCCGATTACGAGTTCACTAAAGATTTATCTGTAGGTTGGCAGTCTACTATTGTACAAGGCATAGATGAGTTTATAACCACCAGCGCATACGGTGAGATAACCACAGAAAAGCCTGGATACTCTACGCATGATATATACGCCTACTGGAAGCCCCTTGATCGCCACGACCTTACTTTTGACCTGCGGGTAAATAATTTATTCAATGAACAGTACTTATCACACTCTAGTGTAGAAGATTATACTGATACCTATTATTACCTAAGAGGCAACTACGAACCGGGCCGTGACATCCGCATTACTGCCGCTTACAAATATTAATCGCCCATCGATTAATTTAACTTAAGCAACAAAAAAGCCGCAATCGTCATTCACTTTAAAGTGAATGACGATTGCGGCTTTTTTTTTGATAACTATTTTAAAGCGAATCAACGCTAAAACGCGTTAAGCTTTTTTAACCACTTTTGATTTCAACATCATGTCACCTGCGCCATCCACTTTGCAGTCGATGTCGTGATCGCCTTCGACAATGCGTTTAATGGTGGCTTTGGTGCCGACTTTAATCACCTGCGATGAACCCTTAACTTTTAAGTCTTTCACCACGGTGACCTTATCGCCTTCGGCTAATAAGTTACCGACCGCGTCTTTTAAAATAATGGCATCTTCATCCACTTCAGGTTCGCTCGGGTTCCACTCATAGGCGCACTCAGGGCAAATAAATAGGCTTTGATCTTGATAGACATATTCAGACTGGCACTTTGGGCACGGCGGCATTTGTTCACTCATAACAACCTCACAACTTAGCTTAACTTCATATTTGGCGCGCATCATAACAAGCGACGCCGATAAAAAGGAGACTCAACGCAACAAACTAGCCTTTTCTTACTTTACCAGGCGAGACCTTAAAAAAGGCTTTGAAGGCTTTGCTAAAGGAGGCTTCTGAGCCATAACCGGTCGCTTCGGCAATTGATATCATCGATGCCGAAGACTGCTCTAACTGCCGTTTGGCTCGCTGCATTCGCGTGTCGGTCAAGTAAGCTTTTGGGTTTACACCAACCATTTTAGTGAATTTTTCGCTAAAGGCGGTACGCGATAGCGCGGCTTTTTCTGCCAAGAGTTCTACCGTCCAGTAAGCTTCTTTTTCAGAATGAATTCGATTCAAACTCACGCCAATCTTTTCATCTGCCAGAGCGGCTAAGTAAGTGCTGTCTTGGCTATGCTCTGCTATGTGTAAACGCATCAACTGAATAAAAAGTGCTTCCGTAAGTTTATCGATCATCGCGACGCTGCCTTGAGAAGGCTGCTGTGATTCATTAGCAATAACAGACACCAAGGTTCGTAGCCAATCAAGCTGCGGTGTCTCTACCGCTTTTGCGTGAATAAAACAGGGTAAATCTTTAACAAACGGATGCGATAAGGAGCTATCGTAATGGAACGAACCACATAGCAGTGTTAGGTTGCTTGGTTCGGTATTCGGCTCAGGCTCTAGGTTAGCATCTGAGCTTTCTGGCATTGCCGCTAATTGATGTGCTCCACCGGTTGGGAAAGCAATAATGTCACCGGTCTTTAATTCAACCCAATCTGCATCATCCGCCTGCTGCTTTAGCCAACAACTTCCCTTTACCACTACGTGAAACTGGCCTTTAGGCTGGCTGGTTAAAACCAAGCTTTCTGACTCATCAAAGCCACCACAATAATAGGTGCTACCCGATAAGCGAATGGTTTTAAGAACATCGCTCAATGCATCAACCTTATCCACCTTACACGCTCCGACAAAATGACAAAAAACAACGCTATTATGACATGGTTTCATACCGCACTCGGCTCAATAATAGATTTAACCCTGTTACTCACCTTTTTGGAGTTTACAAACTATGAGCCAAGCAACAACGATAAAACACCTATCCTTATATCACTATGATAGTTGCCCATTCTGTTTGATGACTAAAGCCGCGATAAAGAAAACCAAGGTAAACATTGAGCAACGCAACATCCAAAAAAACCGCGCCTTCGAAAAGCAACTCGTACAGCAAGGCGGTAAACGACAAGTGCCTTGCCTTCGTATAGAAGAGTCTAATGGTGAGGTTCGCTGGTTGTATGAGTCTCGCGACATCATTGCTTGGGTACAAGAATACGCACGATCTAACTGAGGGAGTACACAATGAACCAATCAGATTTCAACGCTGCTACGAAAAATCTAGATGAGCGCTCTGTCGATGTCGCCATTATCGGCACCGGAACAGCAGGCATGGGCGCCTATCGAGCTGCATTAAAGCACACTGATAGCATCGCTGTTATTGAAGCGGGCGAATACGGTACAACCTGTGCCCGCGTCGGCTGCATGCCTAGCAAACTATTAATTGCCGCTGCAGAGGCCGCTCATCAGGCCAATAACACCGAGCTATTTGGTATCCATGTAAATCAGGTTGAAATCGATGGCAAAGCGGTAATGCAGCGAATTCGATCAGAGCGCGACCGCTTTGTTGGTTTTGTTTTAGAAACCGTGGATGAGTTTAACCCTGAGCACAAAGTAAAGGGCTTTGCACATTTTATCGACAACAACACCCTA
Proteins encoded in this window:
- a CDS encoding LysR substrate-binding domain-containing protein; amino-acid sequence: MNLRSHHLVGLYCFYWVARLGSFKEAAEQMNITAAAMSQQIRQLEDRLAVSLFHRLHRSIELTHEGRLLQPAAQQAFELLNRAIDQVGADPEPNSLAISVLPSFGQTWLVSRLGLFNQQHRDLSVYLMASDNLADFNQERLDLCIRFGLGQYDGLESKLLMPDHLYPVAHPDYLKSHGIRGLEDLHKATLIEDQRPDMNWKRWLANVGITAKLPAPAIRYAGAQVVLEGALSGQGVALVRHSLAYKALSQGLISSIGDYEVQSNYRYYLVAPESYFKRQKVQLFERWISEAATQFYSQSQQLMPRHRIRLSAD
- a CDS encoding DUF1127 domain-containing protein, which gives rise to MTQYHLSSIANTNNTKQALVNAILTKLKTYRHRHSTRKTLKELPDYLLDDMGISRHEAIKESQKPFWIK
- a CDS encoding TonB-dependent receptor domain-containing protein is translated as MYNSKPLKLSALTAAITLTTQGYVLANEEVDHEQNTIIVVGEATAGLDNIITQEELNKAQATNLSDIFRSNPTVNASDGIALAQKLYVRDIGEAMLNITVDGAEQAASPFHHTGRLNIEPELLKQVEVEAGAGSATVGPGALGGSVKFTTKDAADLLKADQNTGAIVKTTYSSNGELFKNSATVYGQALNEKISGIASIVSSSNDLFVDGNGDNIYGSENEELFGYGKITFQPSIEHKLSFSYENLNGDSSVLKRPEWAYDETVNPSNQYEIERETATLNYNYTSINNELIDTYINIYQTENQLERLDGDAFVGSVESNGVTLQNTSLASINEFIYGINLRADTSKTSDNNEENGFVWGLYIQDIIDVSESLTVTTGLRYDTYSLEDWNDQQFDDAGFSPNLSANYSFTDNFSLSAGYAQALRGVEIADSFVVGLNTNAANLKAETSHNTELGANFSTTNLNIEAGVYYAVIEDVITFYRDSGVSYYGNLDENFTNKGLYISSAYNFGKLSLGADLKISETKVGDEYVSRYVHGSNAVSTGNTLYLNADYEFTKDLSVGWQSTIVQGIDEFITTSAYGEITTEKPGYSTHDIYAYWKPLDRHDLTFDLRVNNLFNEQYLSHSSVEDYTDTYYYLRGNYEPGRDIRITAAYKY
- a CDS encoding zinc ribbon domain-containing protein YjdM, translating into MSEQMPPCPKCQSEYVYQDQSLFICPECAYEWNPSEPEVDEDAIILKDAVGNLLAEGDKVTVVKDLKVKGSSQVIKVGTKATIKRIVEGDHDIDCKVDGAGDMMLKSKVVKKA
- a CDS encoding AraC family transcriptional regulator, with the protein product MDKVDALSDVLKTIRLSGSTYYCGGFDESESLVLTSQPKGQFHVVVKGSCWLKQQADDADWVELKTGDIIAFPTGGAHQLAAMPESSDANLEPEPNTEPSNLTLLCGSFHYDSSLSHPFVKDLPCFIHAKAVETPQLDWLRTLVSVIANESQQPSQGSVAMIDKLTEALFIQLMRLHIAEHSQDSTYLAALADEKIGVSLNRIHSEKEAYWTVELLAEKAALSRTAFSEKFTKMVGVNPKAYLTDTRMQRAKRQLEQSSASMISIAEATGYGSEASFSKAFKAFFKVSPGKVRKG
- a CDS encoding glutaredoxin family protein, whose amino-acid sequence is MSQATTIKHLSLYHYDSCPFCLMTKAAIKKTKVNIEQRNIQKNRAFEKQLVQQGGKRQVPCLRIEESNGEVRWLYESRDIIAWVQEYARSN